A DNA window from Fuerstiella sp. contains the following coding sequences:
- a CDS encoding tyrosine-type recombinase/integrase yields MARKPVYGLHSTSGQARTTVNGKRISLGKYGSPESKAKFDEVMAQWEADHAERNPAVQVSLTVSRLALLFMKHAIEEYVDVDGEPTGEADNFKYALRSLTNYFHGVRVIDFGPKKLKELRDRLVDEGLAQGTINSRIRRIKQVIEWGVSEEYVSVNHFQALRTVKGLRAGRTKAKPPTPKPKVEIEHVEAVQRHVTSPVWGLIQFMLLTGCRPSEACALRWSKIDTSGQNWVYQPQKHKTSHRGKNRSVIIGPRCQKLLNSFREHSRSDYVFDPQVGLEEFVRKEYGDQAKSRKVGEFYTKDSLYTAIQKACDKAEIPRWSPGQLRKTRATQARQQADLETAQQILGHSSKTTTERSYAEMDLSRGQENALKFG; encoded by the coding sequence ATGGCACGCAAACCAGTCTACGGACTACACAGCACGAGCGGACAAGCACGCACAACCGTCAACGGGAAACGCATTTCCCTCGGCAAGTACGGTTCGCCAGAGTCCAAAGCAAAATTCGATGAAGTTATGGCTCAGTGGGAAGCTGATCACGCCGAACGGAATCCCGCGGTTCAGGTGAGCCTAACTGTCAGTCGGCTGGCTTTGCTGTTCATGAAGCACGCCATTGAAGAATATGTCGATGTTGACGGTGAGCCGACTGGGGAAGCGGACAACTTCAAATACGCACTCCGGTCCCTCACAAACTATTTCCACGGCGTTCGAGTCATAGACTTCGGACCGAAGAAACTGAAGGAACTACGGGATCGATTGGTTGATGAAGGACTAGCCCAGGGAACCATCAACAGCCGCATTCGACGCATCAAGCAGGTGATTGAATGGGGAGTCAGTGAGGAATATGTATCAGTGAACCACTTTCAGGCACTCCGAACCGTAAAAGGTTTGCGGGCTGGGAGAACGAAGGCAAAACCGCCGACACCGAAGCCTAAAGTTGAAATCGAGCATGTGGAAGCAGTCCAACGGCACGTAACAAGTCCTGTTTGGGGACTAATTCAATTTATGCTGCTGACTGGTTGCCGACCATCAGAAGCCTGTGCGTTGCGCTGGTCCAAAATCGATACCAGCGGACAGAACTGGGTCTACCAGCCGCAAAAACACAAGACGAGCCACCGAGGAAAGAATCGCTCAGTTATCATTGGACCACGCTGCCAGAAGTTACTGAACTCATTCCGCGAACACAGTCGGAGTGACTACGTGTTCGATCCTCAAGTCGGTCTGGAAGAATTCGTCCGTAAAGAATACGGGGACCAAGCTAAATCCCGAAAAGTGGGTGAATTCTACACGAAGGATTCGCTGTACACGGCGATTCAGAAAGCCTGTGACAAGGCTGAGATCCCACGTTGGTCGCCTGGTCAACTTCGCAAGACACGAGCGACTCAGGCGAGACAGCAAGCGGACCTGGAAACGGCGCAGCAGATTCTTGGGCATTCCAGCAAGACAACCACAGAACGGTCCTACGCCGAG